One Sulfolobus sp. S-194 DNA segment encodes these proteins:
- a CDS encoding thiolase family protein, with translation MLLGFSSRYEKVYQGSVLDLIAETVKEALDMAKLEPKDIDGIITSWLPWIFDSTLAIGFPENYISEYIGIRPKFTDLVQYGGASAVEMFYRAYKAVKSGEADRVLCIIGGKGTLMKKQLREGGLERLSEVELLNILRNNPFDEFIRVYQDMDPISFYAMVAARHSKLYGTTDEQRALLAVQQRYNANSNERALFRGPLTVKDVINSRVVSTPLHLLEITYPIDGVLAFIVGKGISQLRSMDVISYGDAVWPEFFAERDVDIVYTPTIESAKKIDFNLNKIDAFEIYDAFTIMVLTELEDLGLTEKGKIGKFIEENDLTIKGNIPVNTGGGSLNMGQPAYMSGIIILEEAFLQFNDMAKGHQVNGADYILVNGLGGWNTHATTLVIGEKR, from the coding sequence ATGTTATTGGGTTTTTCGAGTAGATATGAAAAAGTATATCAAGGTTCAGTACTTGACTTAATAGCAGAAACTGTAAAGGAAGCTTTAGATATGGCTAAACTAGAACCTAAGGATATAGATGGAATCATAACTAGCTGGTTACCATGGATTTTCGATAGTACTTTAGCAATAGGCTTCCCGGAGAATTATATTAGTGAGTATATAGGAATAAGGCCAAAATTTACAGATTTAGTTCAATATGGAGGAGCTTCTGCTGTGGAAATGTTTTATAGAGCATATAAGGCAGTAAAAAGCGGTGAGGCAGATAGAGTTTTATGTATAATAGGAGGTAAGGGGACTTTAATGAAAAAACAATTGAGAGAAGGAGGATTAGAGAGACTTTCAGAAGTTGAGCTACTAAATATATTAAGAAATAATCCCTTCGACGAATTCATAAGAGTATACCAAGATATGGATCCTATATCTTTTTACGCAATGGTTGCTGCTAGACACTCGAAATTATATGGAACTACTGATGAACAAAGAGCCCTATTAGCCGTTCAGCAGAGATACAATGCAAACTCTAATGAGAGGGCTTTATTTAGGGGTCCTCTTACAGTTAAAGATGTTATAAATTCGCGAGTAGTATCAACTCCTCTTCATCTTCTTGAAATAACTTATCCTATAGATGGCGTTTTAGCCTTCATAGTAGGTAAGGGAATTTCACAGCTAAGGTCAATGGATGTAATATCCTATGGAGATGCAGTGTGGCCAGAATTTTTCGCCGAAAGGGATGTAGACATTGTTTATACTCCTACAATAGAGAGTGCTAAAAAGATAGATTTCAATTTAAATAAAATTGATGCTTTCGAAATATATGATGCTTTTACAATAATGGTGTTAACTGAGCTAGAAGATTTGGGCTTAACCGAAAAAGGAAAAATAGGAAAATTCATAGAGGAAAATGATCTGACGATAAAGGGTAACATACCAGTTAATACTGGAGGTGGGAGTTTAAACATGGGACAGCCTGCATATATGAGCGGGATAATTATACTTGAAGAAGCGTTCTTACAATTTAATGACATGGCTAAAGGACATCAAGTGAATGGAGCTGATTATATATTAGTTAATGGTTTAGGGGGTTGGAATACACACGCTACTACGTTAGTAATAGGTGAGAAAAGATGA
- a CDS encoding zinc ribbon domain-containing protein — protein MSLNEIIQTYYEYFNKEKLPYIKCTNCGYVFYYPRAICPKCLSKKLSIMESKGEGEIYSETKFVNEKGQVTIVGLIRLEEGFMIYANILTNRLEDVSINKKVKVEFKEVIKGQKFPFFTTIS, from the coding sequence ATGAGTTTAAATGAGATAATTCAAACCTATTATGAGTATTTTAATAAGGAGAAACTACCCTATATTAAGTGTACAAATTGCGGGTATGTGTTTTACTACCCCAGAGCAATATGCCCGAAATGTTTATCTAAGAAGCTATCAATTATGGAGAGTAAAGGAGAAGGCGAAATATACTCTGAGACTAAATTTGTTAATGAGAAAGGACAAGTTACTATAGTAGGCTTAATAAGACTTGAAGAAGGGTTTATGATTTACGCTAATATATTAACTAATAGGTTAGAAGACGTGAGTATAAATAAGAAAGTTAAAGTAGAGTTTAAGGAGGTCATTAAGGGGCAGAAATTCCCGTTCTTTACTACTATAAGTTAA
- a CDS encoding MBL fold metallo-hydrolase: MPERITKNLFKLLIKLPDLSIESLNAYLLTLNDKNILIDTGSPSYGSISSLVEELEDLGMKISDINEIIVTHFHIDHIGLAYLLSKLAKVKIIIGDVEYNFIKRFKYRYEEMIKILKLNGASQQLLDLAFNFTSGFRVTIYSKVGELNNVETVNDNQLLYNLRFLFTPGHTIGHICVYDEENKLLLSGDTLLADITPNISLYEENSNPLNDYLKSLKRISGLEIKKSLPAHGRIIENTEERIGELIKHHEERLNEILEIMGNREFTAYEIATKIKWKLKYNGWEELDPSQKYLAMGETLAHLKYLEEINAVRKRISDGVIKYVKQKENVKINL, from the coding sequence ATGCCAGAAAGAATAACTAAGAATTTATTCAAACTTTTGATTAAATTACCGGATTTGTCTATCGAAAGTTTAAACGCCTATCTATTAACTCTTAATGATAAAAATATATTAATCGATACCGGAAGCCCTTCATATGGGTCAATATCATCACTAGTTGAAGAATTGGAAGATTTAGGTATGAAAATTAGCGATATTAATGAAATTATAGTAACGCATTTTCACATAGATCACATAGGTTTAGCGTATCTTTTAAGTAAGCTAGCTAAGGTTAAAATAATAATCGGTGATGTAGAGTATAATTTCATAAAGAGATTTAAATATAGATATGAGGAGATGATCAAAATCCTAAAATTGAATGGTGCTTCTCAACAGCTTTTAGACTTAGCATTTAATTTCACCTCTGGATTTAGGGTTACTATTTACTCTAAAGTAGGGGAGCTTAATAATGTCGAAACAGTTAACGATAATCAACTATTGTATAACTTAAGGTTCTTATTCACTCCTGGACATACAATTGGACATATATGCGTTTACGATGAGGAGAATAAATTGCTCTTATCTGGAGATACATTATTAGCTGACATAACACCCAATATAAGTTTATACGAGGAGAATTCTAATCCATTAAATGACTATCTAAAGTCTCTAAAGAGAATTTCTGGGCTAGAAATAAAGAAATCTCTACCAGCTCACGGAAGAATTATAGAGAATACTGAGGAGAGAATAGGGGAATTAATAAAACACCATGAGGAAAGGTTAAACGAAATATTGGAAATAATGGGAAATAGAGAATTTACAGCTTATGAAATTGCGACTAAGATCAAATGGAAGCTGAAATATAATGGATGGGAGGAATTGGACCCTTCTCAGAAGTACTTAGCTATGGGAGAGACCTTAGCCCATCTGAAGTATTTAGAGGAGATAAACGCTGTAAGGAAAAGGATAAGTGACGGTGTAATTAAGTACGTTAAACAAAAAGAAAACGTTAAGATTAACTTATAG
- a CDS encoding SCP2 sterol-binding domain-containing protein has product MSLKNKLHELFESIDVKHIEDLPKKGLKIGINFGNYYITVILDKSKTNVVESKLDNLDNEIVTDEESLNQLLEGKLSLIDLIIQGKLYISGKLSNLLKLVDVFKAKSINLGFEGSSLYNVLKAVFEGICNKNEEVLRQIKNFNATFQFGDFEGSSCCLIINSGKFFVKDGKCEGKPTASISAKREVWNKIFNGEESVGTIAMNGEAKIEGNLIQAFKLKTIIDKIF; this is encoded by the coding sequence ATGAGTCTAAAAAATAAGCTTCACGAACTATTTGAAAGTATAGACGTAAAACACATAGAGGATTTACCAAAAAAAGGGTTAAAAATAGGAATAAATTTTGGAAACTATTATATTACTGTAATCTTAGATAAATCTAAGACTAATGTAGTGGAGAGTAAATTAGATAATTTAGATAATGAAATAGTAACGGACGAGGAAAGTCTAAATCAGCTTCTTGAGGGAAAACTGTCATTAATAGACCTCATTATACAAGGTAAGTTATACATAAGCGGGAAGTTAAGTAATTTATTAAAGTTAGTTGACGTCTTTAAGGCTAAGTCAATTAACCTAGGATTTGAGGGGTCTAGTTTATATAATGTCTTAAAGGCTGTTTTTGAAGGAATATGTAATAAAAATGAGGAGGTTTTAAGGCAGATAAAGAACTTTAATGCCACTTTTCAATTCGGCGATTTTGAAGGAAGTAGTTGTTGCCTTATAATAAACTCAGGTAAATTCTTCGTTAAAGACGGAAAATGTGAGGGAAAACCTACGGCTTCCATATCAGCAAAAAGGGAAGTGTGGAATAAAATATTTAACGGTGAGGAAAGTGTAGGTACTATTGCAATGAACGGTGAGGCAAAAATAGAGGGCAACTTAATTCAAGCATTTAAATTAAAAACTATAATTGATAAAATATTTTAA
- a CDS encoding acyl-CoA dehydrogenase family protein: MEPLPWWKEEHKNLAEEVENFVEENRGRAEEALWKNEYPMDLHKKIVEKGWWGVVIPKEYGGMGGDYTSIAIISEYISNLGSVGGVFATTLFGGLYQILRFGNEEQKAKWLPKFAKGAVGAVCITEPYVGSDAAGAETIAIKEGDKYIINGKKRFITNAGMANIYVVYAVTDPSPKARKSYSHLSAFVLEKGMKGFHIEKINELQGFDGLLNGYLDLDHVEVPEENRLSEEGQGWWILVSGLNFERLVIGAQQVGLLRELAKYVAFYTRRRVQFNQPTFEYEANQYKLADIITAYRITRLLTYYTAYLMDQGVDPVIDANVLKVFSTEAVEKASRDAIQAMGGDGWTKFYPVEAIYRNAKLGTIGGGTSEVLKRFIVRYALTAMADDLKTPIRIPHPELKVPITVSEKSITKEKLQGGEEGEMQILRVLARDYLVNPGLFMELNDIKRFIECDEKQLVEIINSLEAKGLAKVLRDRDKVRLVKATYDGLRKAYPREYYMYFPRWVKEKMSEYIF, from the coding sequence GTGGAACCTTTACCCTGGTGGAAAGAAGAACATAAGAATTTAGCAGAAGAGGTGGAAAATTTCGTAGAGGAAAATAGAGGTAGAGCAGAAGAGGCGTTATGGAAGAACGAATATCCTATGGATTTACATAAAAAGATAGTAGAAAAGGGCTGGTGGGGTGTTGTAATACCCAAGGAATATGGAGGTATGGGAGGAGATTACACAAGTATTGCAATAATATCAGAGTATATAAGTAATCTGGGATCTGTAGGAGGAGTTTTCGCTACTACGCTTTTCGGAGGACTTTATCAGATTTTAAGATTCGGAAACGAAGAGCAAAAAGCTAAATGGTTACCTAAGTTCGCTAAGGGGGCTGTAGGTGCTGTATGTATAACTGAACCTTACGTTGGTAGCGATGCTGCAGGTGCTGAAACTATAGCTATTAAAGAGGGAGATAAGTATATTATAAACGGTAAGAAGAGGTTTATAACTAATGCAGGGATGGCAAACATTTATGTAGTTTACGCAGTAACCGATCCTAGTCCTAAGGCGAGGAAGTCATATTCTCATCTTTCTGCTTTCGTATTGGAGAAGGGAATGAAAGGTTTTCATATAGAAAAGATAAATGAACTTCAAGGATTTGACGGATTACTAAATGGTTATTTAGACTTAGATCACGTTGAAGTTCCAGAAGAAAATAGGTTAAGTGAAGAGGGACAAGGATGGTGGATTTTAGTATCTGGTCTTAATTTCGAAAGACTAGTCATAGGTGCTCAACAAGTTGGTTTATTGAGGGAATTAGCCAAATATGTGGCATTTTATACTAGAAGAAGAGTTCAGTTTAATCAGCCTACGTTTGAATATGAAGCTAATCAATATAAATTAGCTGATATTATAACAGCTTATAGGATTACAAGGCTATTAACCTATTACACTGCTTATTTAATGGATCAAGGAGTAGATCCAGTAATAGACGCGAATGTTCTAAAAGTTTTCTCTACTGAAGCAGTAGAAAAGGCTTCTAGAGATGCTATTCAAGCTATGGGAGGAGATGGATGGACAAAGTTTTATCCAGTTGAAGCCATATATAGGAACGCTAAACTAGGAACCATAGGCGGAGGTACTAGTGAGGTTTTGAAGAGGTTTATAGTCAGATATGCACTAACTGCTATGGCTGATGATCTGAAAACGCCGATAAGAATACCTCATCCAGAACTTAAAGTACCCATTACTGTTTCTGAAAAGTCGATAACTAAGGAGAAACTTCAAGGAGGAGAAGAAGGGGAAATGCAGATATTGAGAGTCTTAGCTAGAGACTATTTAGTAAATCCAGGACTTTTCATGGAGCTTAACGATATTAAGAGGTTTATAGAGTGTGATGAGAAACAGTTAGTCGAGATAATAAATTCCTTAGAAGCTAAGGGGTTAGCTAAGGTTTTAAGGGATAGGGATAAGGTTAGACTAGTTAAGGCTACATATGACGGTTTAAGGAAGGCTTATCCGAGAGAGTATTATATGTACTTCCCAAGATGGGTTAAGGAAAAGATGAGTGAATATATTTTTTAA
- a CDS encoding biotin/lipoate A/B protein ligase family protein, whose protein sequence is MKGKSILIKNGDLLDSVAIPASLVGESRRLNVPIIAVVGSKVNGVSLGYFQDLDTEVNLQEAQRRDIQVVRRLGVGGGTIYSDKNSSMALYMAMPSDFFPNMDKAFCQIGSAAAHAYYKLGVKGAWYDHIGDVRVGSPKSYKKITGFGFTTLGNTLVLNMIIGIGKLNVEEMVKVLRIPPEKFKDKSTMSPQDYVTSVEEETGHKPSMEEVYNAFVSSFGETLRLDFEEHELSDEAEKIREEYRKIASSEEHLYLRSSGKRFANMPPNHVLGFARYKARKLLVVHLLTDKKVIKDIMISGDFYCSPTQYLFDFENSLKGIEINNLEEISKKISELYSRKGWEIPMVTQEDILTVIKIAIEDAKSK, encoded by the coding sequence ATGAAAGGAAAGAGTATATTAATTAAAAACGGGGATCTCCTAGATAGCGTAGCAATTCCAGCTTCATTAGTTGGGGAGTCTAGAAGATTAAACGTTCCTATAATAGCTGTTGTAGGCAGCAAAGTTAACGGTGTAAGTTTAGGATATTTTCAGGACTTAGATACTGAAGTAAATTTGCAAGAGGCTCAGAGAAGGGATATTCAGGTTGTAAGGAGATTAGGCGTGGGAGGAGGTACAATATATAGTGATAAAAATTCAAGTATGGCACTATATATGGCAATGCCTTCAGATTTCTTTCCTAACATGGACAAAGCATTCTGTCAAATAGGTTCAGCTGCTGCTCACGCATACTATAAATTAGGGGTTAAGGGAGCCTGGTATGACCATATAGGAGATGTTAGAGTTGGTTCTCCTAAAAGTTATAAGAAAATAACTGGCTTCGGATTCACTACACTAGGTAACACATTAGTCCTAAATATGATAATAGGAATAGGCAAGTTAAACGTGGAAGAGATGGTTAAAGTTTTGAGAATCCCTCCAGAGAAGTTTAAGGATAAGAGTACCATGAGCCCTCAAGATTACGTAACCTCAGTTGAAGAGGAAACTGGTCATAAGCCATCAATGGAAGAAGTTTACAATGCCTTTGTGAGTAGCTTCGGAGAGACCTTAAGGTTAGATTTTGAAGAGCATGAACTGTCAGATGAAGCTGAAAAGATCAGAGAGGAGTATAGAAAAATTGCCTCCTCTGAGGAACATTTATACTTAAGATCCAGTGGTAAGAGGTTTGCAAATATGCCACCAAATCACGTTTTAGGGTTCGCAAGATATAAGGCTAGAAAGCTACTTGTTGTTCACTTATTAACTGATAAAAAGGTTATTAAGGATATTATGATTAGCGGAGATTTTTACTGTAGTCCTACGCAATACTTATTTGATTTTGAGAATAGCTTAAAGGGAATTGAGATAAACAATTTAGAAGAAATTAGTAAAAAAATATCTGAATTATATTCTAGGAAGGGATGGGAAATACCAATGGTAACTCAAGAGGACATTTTAACAGTGATAAAAATCGCAATAGAAGACGCTAAATCAAAATAG
- a CDS encoding glycoside hydrolase family 88 protein, whose product MRITDAVDKMLIRIESTAKTIKENEFPIYADVNSGKWYTSSDGYWSDGFWVGLLWLAYYRTGEEKFLKWAENWLDKLRNRVTLPTVFRGFIFYYGAAIADMLFNHNTAKRIAVEGGKNLAKQYDSKLKIIPLNKLEIAFLNSISINEVNFVETNIDGVVASTLLAYTSKTTGDESLMEIAENHARQHIAFCVNKDGSVTQSVRLDNEGRVVKRFNHMGLNESSIWARGQAWAMLNYALFSFYDDKEFLTVARLTAEWWIKNAPKDYVAYWDFYDKTIKDTSATAIAASSLLKLSYYEFAKNTIESLIENYLINSKVPGALTNGCYFKKRELGVNSELIWGDYFLFEALLKLEGKLDKFV is encoded by the coding sequence ATGAGAATAACTGACGCTGTAGATAAAATGCTAATTAGAATAGAAAGCACAGCCAAGACTATTAAAGAAAATGAATTCCCCATATACGCTGACGTAAATTCTGGAAAGTGGTATACTTCCTCAGATGGATATTGGAGTGATGGATTTTGGGTCGGATTATTATGGCTGGCATATTATAGAACTGGAGAGGAGAAGTTTCTGAAATGGGCTGAAAATTGGTTAGATAAGTTAAGAAATAGGGTCACGTTACCTACAGTATTCAGAGGGTTTATATTCTATTATGGTGCTGCAATAGCTGATATGTTATTTAATCATAATACAGCTAAAAGGATAGCGGTAGAAGGAGGTAAGAACTTAGCTAAACAGTACGATAGTAAGTTGAAAATTATACCGCTTAACAAATTGGAAATAGCCTTTCTTAACTCTATTAGCATTAATGAAGTTAACTTCGTTGAAACTAACATAGATGGGGTCGTTGCATCAACGTTATTAGCTTACACTTCAAAGACCACTGGAGATGAAAGTCTTATGGAAATTGCTGAAAATCATGCAAGACAGCACATTGCTTTTTGCGTTAATAAGGATGGTTCAGTTACTCAATCCGTTAGGTTAGATAATGAGGGAAGAGTAGTTAAGAGGTTTAATCATATGGGTTTAAATGAAAGTAGTATCTGGGCTAGGGGTCAAGCTTGGGCTATGCTTAATTATGCTTTATTTTCCTTTTATGATGATAAGGAGTTTTTGACTGTTGCAAGGTTAACAGCAGAATGGTGGATTAAAAATGCTCCTAAGGATTACGTAGCCTATTGGGATTTTTATGATAAAACAATTAAAGATACTTCAGCTACTGCAATAGCCGCATCATCATTACTTAAACTCTCTTATTATGAATTTGCTAAGAATACAATAGAAAGTCTTATAGAGAATTATTTAATTAACTCGAAAGTACCAGGTGCTTTGACTAATGGGTGTTATTTTAAAAAACGGGAATTAGGGGTTAACAGTGAACTTATATGGGGTGATTACTTCCTATTTGAGGCCTTATTGAAATTAGAGGGTAAGTTAGACAAATTTGTTTAA
- a CDS encoding enoyl-CoA hydratase-related protein: MIDYSRYKYLKVEDIGDGIYILRLNRPERLNAINLGEGSMHEELENVFYDFNNDSRVNAVIMTGEGKAFCSGGDIYYMAEVIEKGTNNTEWIRTLIREGKRIINNMLELEVPLIAAVNGFATGLGTTLALYSDIVIMGKSAKIGDTHISVGLVAGDGGAIIWPLLVGIHRAKYYLMTGELISAEEAYRMGLVNMVVDDDKVLDTAINVARKLISKSKYGVIWTKLSINKIVKHYVNLVLDTSLALELHTFKSEEHKNEVKKFIERRAKK; encoded by the coding sequence ATGATAGACTATTCAAGATATAAATATCTTAAGGTTGAGGACATAGGAGATGGTATATATATTTTGAGGTTAAATAGGCCAGAGAGGTTAAACGCCATAAACTTAGGTGAAGGAAGTATGCATGAGGAATTAGAAAACGTCTTTTACGATTTTAATAATGACTCCAGGGTTAATGCAGTAATTATGACTGGTGAAGGGAAGGCATTTTGTTCTGGTGGTGATATTTACTATATGGCTGAGGTAATAGAGAAGGGAACTAACAATACTGAGTGGATTAGAACATTAATTAGAGAGGGTAAAAGGATAATAAATAACATGTTAGAACTTGAAGTTCCCCTAATAGCAGCAGTAAACGGCTTTGCGACGGGATTAGGAACCACTCTAGCCCTTTACTCTGATATAGTAATAATGGGTAAGAGTGCAAAAATAGGAGATACTCATATCTCTGTGGGTTTAGTCGCAGGTGATGGTGGTGCTATTATATGGCCTTTGCTAGTGGGAATTCATAGGGCTAAGTATTACTTAATGACGGGAGAGTTAATAAGCGCCGAAGAAGCCTATAGAATGGGTTTAGTCAACATGGTAGTTGACGATGATAAGGTTTTAGATACAGCGATTAATGTAGCGAGGAAATTAATAAGTAAGTCTAAATATGGTGTGATATGGACTAAATTATCAATCAATAAAATAGTCAAACATTATGTGAATCTAGTATTGGATACGTCACTAGCATTAGAATTGCACACTTTTAAATCTGAAGAGCATAAGAATGAGGTTAAAAAGTTTATAGAGAGAAGGGCTAAGAAATGA
- a CDS encoding NAD(P)-dependent alcohol dehydrogenase — MRAMRLVEVNKPLKMMDVEIPKVKGNEVLVKVEAAGVCHSDVHMRQGRVGPLRIVEDLRLRLPITLGHEIAGRVVEVGENVEGFNKGDLVAVNPWEGDGTCYYCKAGEEQMCDRPLWLGISIDGGYAEYVKVTHYKYLYKLKNLTAVEAAPLTCSGITTYRAVREASVDPSKTLVIVGAGGGLGTMAVQIAKAMTGATVIGVDIRDEALEAAKRAGADYVVDGRKNPVQEIRTLTGGKGADAIIDLNNSEKTLSVYPYALAKNGRYVMIGLYGGELKILSPIIIFNWVKFVGSQVGNNMDFLGVLTLAERGKIKPMVTKMMKLEEANEALDNLENARVTGRQVLVP; from the coding sequence ATGAGAGCAATGAGACTAGTCGAAGTAAACAAGCCTTTAAAAATGATGGATGTGGAAATTCCGAAAGTAAAGGGTAACGAAGTATTAGTTAAAGTTGAAGCTGCAGGAGTTTGCCACTCAGACGTTCACATGAGGCAGGGAAGAGTAGGACCTTTAAGAATAGTGGAGGATTTGAGATTAAGATTACCTATAACATTAGGGCACGAAATTGCCGGGAGAGTAGTTGAAGTTGGAGAAAACGTAGAAGGATTTAACAAAGGGGATTTAGTAGCAGTAAATCCTTGGGAAGGTGATGGAACGTGTTACTACTGCAAAGCAGGAGAAGAGCAAATGTGTGATAGACCGTTATGGTTAGGGATAAGCATAGATGGAGGATATGCGGAATATGTTAAGGTAACCCACTATAAATACCTTTATAAACTAAAGAATCTCACTGCAGTAGAAGCAGCGCCCTTAACGTGTTCTGGAATAACAACTTATAGGGCAGTAAGAGAGGCTTCTGTAGATCCATCAAAGACTTTAGTAATTGTAGGGGCTGGAGGAGGATTAGGAACTATGGCAGTGCAAATAGCTAAAGCAATGACTGGAGCCACGGTAATTGGAGTTGATATAAGAGATGAGGCTTTAGAAGCTGCTAAAAGGGCTGGAGCAGACTACGTCGTGGACGGACGTAAAAACCCAGTTCAAGAAATAAGGACATTAACTGGAGGAAAAGGTGCAGATGCAATAATAGATTTAAATAATTCAGAAAAAACCTTATCAGTCTATCCTTATGCATTAGCTAAAAACGGTAGGTATGTAATGATAGGGTTATATGGAGGGGAATTAAAGATATTATCACCAATTATTATATTTAACTGGGTAAAATTCGTAGGAAGCCAAGTTGGGAATAATATGGACTTCTTAGGTGTTTTAACCTTAGCCGAAAGAGGAAAGATAAAGCCTATGGTTACTAAGATGATGAAATTGGAAGAAGCTAATGAAGCGTTAGAT